A single Streptomyces sp. 2114.4 DNA region contains:
- a CDS encoding glycosyltransferase family 4 protein, producing the protein MISTPTSAHGLSPLRTVQVLGHGSAGSAAHVRSLAEGLVARGVRVTVCATPESEEAYDFTGAGARFVHVPPRTDPASVASLRSACWDADLVHAHGLRAGLRASMALRGLRGPRGGRRVPLVITWHTKAHIEGARAGLTHLMERRVARAAAVVLGVCSDLVDRARERGARDARLAPVAIPRPRSAGAPDEPGNHDRMFRKERAELGAVDRPLLLAVGRLDPSQGHDLLLDAAHAWCALDPQPLVAIAGEGEQRAALQRRIDAEQLPVQLLGRRDDVPELLAAADLVVLPSRWEARSLIAQEALRAGVPLVATDTGGTRELVGRAAELVPYGDAAALARTVLALLADPVRREALVAAGRTQAAGWPSENDTVTQVLSVYDELTQPNQPA; encoded by the coding sequence GTGATCAGCACCCCGACCTCGGCGCACGGGCTGTCGCCGCTGCGCACGGTCCAGGTGCTGGGGCACGGCAGCGCCGGCAGCGCCGCGCACGTCCGCTCGCTGGCCGAAGGGCTCGTCGCCCGCGGGGTGCGGGTGACCGTCTGCGCCACCCCGGAATCCGAGGAGGCCTACGACTTCACCGGCGCGGGCGCGCGGTTCGTGCATGTCCCTCCGCGCACGGATCCGGCGAGCGTGGCCTCGCTGCGCAGCGCCTGCTGGGATGCCGACCTCGTGCATGCGCACGGTCTGCGGGCCGGACTGCGTGCCTCGATGGCGTTGCGCGGACTGCGCGGCCCCCGGGGCGGGCGGCGGGTCCCCCTGGTCATCACCTGGCACACCAAGGCCCACATCGAGGGCGCGCGGGCCGGGCTGACGCATCTGATGGAGCGGAGGGTGGCGCGGGCGGCGGCCGTCGTGCTGGGGGTGTGCTCCGACCTGGTGGACCGGGCGCGTGAGCGGGGCGCGCGTGATGCACGGCTCGCGCCGGTCGCGATTCCCCGCCCCCGGTCGGCCGGCGCTCCGGACGAGCCCGGGAACCACGACCGGATGTTCCGCAAGGAGCGGGCCGAACTGGGCGCGGTGGACCGCCCGTTGCTGCTCGCGGTCGGCCGTCTCGACCCGAGCCAGGGGCATGACCTCCTGTTGGACGCGGCGCATGCCTGGTGCGCGCTCGACCCGCAGCCGCTGGTCGCCATCGCGGGGGAGGGCGAGCAGCGGGCGGCACTGCAGCGGCGGATCGACGCCGAGCAGTTGCCGGTCCAGTTGCTCGGGCGCCGCGACGATGTGCCCGAACTCCTCGCCGCCGCCGACCTGGTGGTGCTGCCCAGCAGGTGGGAGGCCCGCTCGCTGATCGCCCAGGAGGCGCTGCGCGCCGGGGTGCCGCTGGTCGCCACCGACACCGGAGGCACCCGCGAACTGGTCGGCCGCGCCGCGGAACTGGTGCCTTACGGCGATGCCGCCGCCCTGGCCCGTACGGTGCTCGCGCTCCTCGCCGACCCGGTGCGGCGGGAGGCACTCGTCGCGGCGGGCCGTACCCAAGCCGCCGGCTGGCCCAGCGAGAACGACACCGTCACCCAGGTCCTCAGCGTCTACGACGAACTGACCCAGCCGAATCAGCCGGCGTAG
- a CDS encoding LCP family protein gives MSDWPPGVPDAHRYGGAGQPGHPAAGRVRQHDPSPPQPVTEPRLPGPYGRRGGPVRRSTRPAATRPTWRRRILRLSGLLIAVTLLASVGTYTWADTKLERDVDLGKLADRPAPGKGVNYLIVGSDSRQGLSGKQLKDLHTGGSADAGRRTDSMILLHTGAHGTTMMSLPRDSWVTIPPYTRPETGKHYAASKDKLNAAFSRGGPELLVRTIEHNTGLQIGHYTEIGFAGFVGIVDAVGGVPMCLDKAVKDEKSGENLTKGCHRLDGRAALAFVRQRHQEAQGDLGRSRNQQKFLAALSRKAATPGTLLNPSKIYPTMNAGLDTLIVDKSMSLWNLTSLFEAMKSVSAGNGARVRVPVSSLSFKTPKGSAVKWDVPRAKKLFAALHDDQPVTAGAKGRQGPSRPPGNG, from the coding sequence ATGAGTGACTGGCCGCCCGGGGTTCCTGACGCCCACCGTTACGGTGGTGCGGGGCAGCCGGGGCATCCCGCCGCGGGGCGGGTGCGGCAGCACGACCCGTCTCCACCGCAGCCGGTCACCGAGCCACGGCTGCCCGGCCCGTACGGCAGGCGCGGTGGGCCCGTACGCAGGAGCACCCGGCCCGCGGCCACCCGCCCCACCTGGCGCCGCCGCATCCTGCGGCTCTCGGGCCTCCTGATCGCCGTGACCCTGCTCGCCTCCGTCGGCACCTACACCTGGGCCGACACCAAGCTGGAGCGCGACGTCGACCTCGGCAAGCTCGCCGACCGGCCGGCGCCGGGCAAGGGTGTCAACTATCTGATCGTGGGCTCCGACAGCCGCCAGGGCCTGTCCGGAAAGCAGCTCAAGGACCTGCACACCGGCGGCTCGGCCGACGCGGGCCGCCGCACCGACTCGATGATCCTGCTGCACACCGGCGCCCACGGCACCACCATGATGAGCCTGCCCCGCGACTCCTGGGTGACCATCCCGCCCTACACCCGCCCCGAGACCGGCAAGCACTACGCCGCGTCGAAGGACAAGCTGAACGCGGCGTTCTCCCGTGGCGGCCCCGAACTGCTCGTACGGACCATCGAGCACAACACGGGCCTGCAGATCGGGCATTACACGGAGATCGGCTTCGCGGGCTTCGTCGGCATCGTGGACGCGGTCGGCGGAGTGCCGATGTGCCTGGACAAGGCCGTCAAGGACGAAAAGTCCGGCGAAAACCTCACCAAGGGCTGCCACAGGCTCGACGGCCGCGCCGCGCTCGCGTTCGTCCGCCAGCGCCACCAAGAGGCCCAGGGCGACCTCGGCCGCAGCCGGAACCAGCAGAAATTCCTGGCCGCACTCTCCCGCAAGGCGGCCACCCCCGGCACCCTGCTCAACCCGTCCAAGATCTACCCCACCATGAACGCGGGCCTCGACACGCTCATCGTCGACAAGAGCATGAGCCTGTGGAACCTCACCTCGCTCTTCGAAGCGATGAAGAGCGTTTCGGCCGGCAACGGCGCCCGCGTCCGTGTGCCCGTCTCCAGCCTCAGCTTCAAGACCCCCAAGGGCAGTGCGGTGAAGTGGGACGTACCGCGGGCGAAGAAGCTCTTCGCGGCACTGCACGACGATCAGCCGGTGACGGCCGGGGCGAAGGGCCGGCAGGGGCCGTCCCGTCCGCCGGGTAACGGGTGA
- a CDS encoding bifunctional polysaccharide deacetylase/glycosyltransferase family 2 protein: MRRRANRARHRRSRDPRGHWLLLLLILPVMFGALLFEGWTTHEVDAAKTRKACTSPVPRSVDKGGPVLRFHDGKAVSSAVPARTVALTYDGGPDPVWTPRLLDLLRKYHAHATFFLRGAQAAQYPDLVRRIRDEGHEIGSNTYTGAAMGASSPLRASLEQSLTQKVLAGSAGLHTKLLRLPQTTGVDTMCGAEWKAARKAGAEGYTLVAADRWFRNPSQGVIRQFGQNDLAYLGTKELLDNPKADRFTTVTAGVGQPSPDEPASGVERWSGTALIWAKALGHAFISAMAWVLAVAGGLGLLRLAMLVFFARTHVRRLTRIRPGSTVLREVTDPVTVLVPAYNEAAGIESTLRSLLASTHRQLQIIVIDDGSSDGTADIAARIGDPRVRVIRQANAGKAAALNTGLAHARYEIVVMVDADTVFEPDAIHHLIQPLAHPAVGAVSGNTKVGNRRRLLGRWQHLEYVFGFNLDRRMFEVLECMPTVPGAIGAFRRDALMGVGGVSEDTLAEDTDLTMALWQAGWRVLYEESAIAWTEVPTSLRQLWRQRYRWCYGTIQAMWKHRGVVVQRGPAGRSGRRGLSYLVLFQVALPLFAPVVDVFALYGLLFLGPWQSAGVWCGFLLVQLLCAGYALRLDGEKLRSLWAMPFQLLVYRQLMYLVVIQSVVAFLLGTRLKWHRMHRSGTAAQQLGQPVAYRRLKSR; this comes from the coding sequence GTGAGACGCCGCGCGAACCGGGCCCGGCACCGGCGGTCCCGCGACCCGCGCGGGCACTGGCTGTTGCTGCTCCTGATCCTCCCGGTGATGTTCGGCGCCCTGCTCTTCGAGGGCTGGACCACCCATGAGGTGGACGCCGCGAAGACGCGCAAGGCCTGCACCAGCCCCGTGCCCAGGTCCGTGGACAAGGGCGGTCCGGTGCTCCGGTTCCATGACGGCAAGGCGGTCTCGTCCGCGGTGCCGGCCCGTACGGTGGCGCTCACCTACGACGGCGGGCCCGACCCCGTATGGACACCCCGGCTGCTCGACCTGCTGCGCAAGTACCACGCCCACGCCACGTTCTTCCTCCGCGGCGCGCAGGCGGCCCAGTACCCGGACCTGGTGCGGCGGATCAGGGACGAGGGCCATGAGATCGGCTCGAACACCTACACCGGCGCCGCCATGGGCGCCTCCTCGCCGTTGCGCGCTTCACTGGAGCAGTCGCTCACGCAGAAGGTGCTGGCCGGCAGCGCGGGCCTCCACACCAAGCTGCTGCGGCTGCCGCAGACCACCGGGGTGGACACCATGTGCGGCGCCGAATGGAAGGCCGCCCGGAAGGCCGGCGCGGAGGGGTACACCCTGGTCGCCGCCGACCGGTGGTTCCGCAATCCGTCGCAGGGCGTGATCCGGCAGTTCGGCCAGAACGATCTCGCGTACCTGGGCACCAAGGAACTGCTCGACAACCCGAAGGCCGACAGGTTCACCACCGTGACGGCGGGGGTCGGGCAGCCCTCGCCCGACGAGCCGGCCTCCGGTGTCGAGCGCTGGTCGGGTACGGCCCTGATCTGGGCCAAGGCCCTGGGACACGCCTTCATCAGCGCGATGGCCTGGGTGCTCGCCGTTGCGGGCGGACTGGGGCTGCTGCGGCTGGCGATGCTGGTGTTCTTCGCCCGTACCCACGTCCGGCGGCTGACCCGCATCCGTCCCGGATCGACCGTGCTGCGGGAGGTCACCGACCCGGTGACGGTGCTGGTCCCCGCGTACAACGAAGCGGCGGGTATCGAGTCCACCCTCCGTTCGCTGCTCGCCTCGACCCACCGGCAGCTGCAGATCATCGTGATCGACGACGGGTCGTCGGACGGTACGGCGGACATCGCGGCCCGGATCGGCGATCCGCGGGTGCGGGTGATCCGCCAGGCCAATGCGGGCAAGGCGGCCGCCCTCAATACGGGACTGGCCCATGCGCGGTACGAGATCGTGGTCATGGTCGACGCCGACACCGTCTTCGAACCGGACGCCATCCACCACCTCATCCAGCCGCTCGCCCACCCGGCGGTGGGGGCGGTCAGCGGCAACACCAAGGTCGGCAACCGCCGTCGCCTGCTGGGCAGGTGGCAGCACCTGGAGTATGTCTTCGGGTTCAACCTCGACCGGCGGATGTTCGAGGTGCTGGAGTGCATGCCGACGGTCCCCGGAGCCATCGGGGCCTTCCGCCGGGATGCGCTGATGGGCGTCGGCGGCGTCAGCGAGGACACCCTCGCCGAGGACACCGACCTGACGATGGCCCTGTGGCAGGCGGGCTGGCGGGTGCTGTACGAGGAGTCCGCGATCGCCTGGACCGAGGTGCCCACCTCGCTGCGGCAGCTGTGGCGGCAGCGCTACCGCTGGTGCTACGGCACGATCCAGGCGATGTGGAAGCACAGAGGGGTCGTCGTGCAGAGGGGTCCGGCCGGGCGCTCCGGCCGCCGCGGACTGAGCTACCTCGTCCTGTTCCAGGTCGCGCTGCCGCTGTTCGCGCCGGTCGTCGACGTCTTCGCGCTGTACGGGCTGCTCTTCCTCGGTCCCTGGCAGTCGGCCGGCGTCTGGTGCGGCTTCCTGCTCGTGCAGTTGCTCTGTGCCGGATATGCGCTGCGACTGGACGGGGAGAAGCTGCGGTCGCTGTGGGCAATGCCGTTCCAGCTCCTGGTCTACCGGCAGCTGATGTATCTCGTCGTGATCCAGTCCGTGGTGGCCTTCCTGCTCGGCACCCGCCTGAAGTGGCACCGGATGCACCGCTCGGGCACGGCCGCACAGCAGCTCGGGCAGCCGGTAGCGTACCGGAGGCTGAAGTCGAGGTGA